From Falco cherrug isolate bFalChe1 chromosome 4, bFalChe1.pri, whole genome shotgun sequence, one genomic window encodes:
- the DCTN5 gene encoding dynactin subunit 5, which produces MELSEMLYNKSEYIETASGNKVSRQSVLCGSQNIVLNGKTIVMNDCIIRGDLANVRVGRHCVVKSRSVIRPPFKKFSKGVAFFPLHIGDHVFIEEDCVVNAAQIGSYVHIGKNCVIGRRCVLKDCCKILDNTVLPPETVVPPFTVFSGCPGLFSGELPECTQELMIDVTKSYYQKFLPLTQVASARV; this is translated from the exons ATGGAGCTGAGCGAGATGCTTTACAACAAGTCCGAGTACATCGAGACG GCGTCCGGCAATAAGGTGAGCCGGCAGTCGGTGCTGTGCGGCAGCCAGAACATCGTTCTCAACGGCAAG acaATAGTTATGAATGACTGCATCATCCGCGGTGACCTGGCAAACGTACGGGTTGGACGACACTGCGTGGTGAAAAGCCGCAGTGTCATTAGGCCACCCTTCAAGAAGTTTAGTAAAGG GgtggcttttttccctctccacaTTGGTGATCATGTCTTCATAGAAGAGGACTGTGTTGTCAATGCAGCCCAAATTGGCTCCTATGTCCACATAGGCAAGAACTGTGTCATT GGTCGTAGATGCGTTTTAAAAGACTGCTGCAAAATCTTAGACAACACAGTACTACCTCCTGAAACAGTAGTCCCACCTTTCACAGTCTTCTCAGGCTGCCCAG GGCTCTTCTCTGGGGAACTCCCAGAATGTACCCAGGAACTCATGATCGATGTTACGAAGAGCTATTACCAGAAGTTCTTGCCACTCACTCAG